From Psychroflexus torquis ATCC 700755, the proteins below share one genomic window:
- a CDS encoding beta-ketoacyl synthase N-terminal-like domain-containing protein, which produces MKYPIYINGFSAISALGHDQHTINKKYENASTHFSTLKLNSSSVMAAALPSDSLEELIKLSQENPKYKDLDKSVLMALYTARRAMSGLDFKAESTGINIGSSRGATSLFEKYHKAFLQGEPLSPLSSPTTTLGNISSWVAQDLGVDGPNISHSITCSTALHAMLNAKAWLEAGMSDLFLVGGAEAPLTEFTIAQMQALKLYSRLDTSKPCESLKMDKIQNSLVLGEGSASAVMSRSSEKAIAEITGFGYATEQIRHNISISSDAQCFQKSMKMALNEAERLEVDAIVLHAPGTVKGDQAELAAIEKSFTETPLLTTNKWKLGHTFGASGMLSIEMALQMLSHGKFYENPFYKQQNSSKLVKSVLVNAVGFGGNAVSILLEKPKHQK; this is translated from the coding sequence TTGAAATACCCTATATACATCAATGGTTTTAGCGCAATATCTGCTTTAGGCCACGATCAGCATACAATTAATAAAAAATATGAAAATGCATCTACTCATTTTTCAACACTTAAATTGAATTCATCTTCCGTGATGGCTGCAGCTCTTCCCTCAGATTCACTTGAGGAATTGATCAAACTATCTCAAGAAAATCCAAAATATAAAGACTTAGATAAGTCGGTGTTAATGGCACTATATACAGCTAGACGAGCTATGTCTGGTCTTGACTTCAAAGCTGAATCTACAGGAATCAATATTGGCTCTTCAAGAGGAGCAACAAGCTTATTTGAAAAATATCACAAAGCATTCCTTCAAGGTGAGCCCTTGTCTCCACTGTCTTCGCCTACTACTACTTTAGGAAATATCTCCTCATGGGTAGCTCAGGATTTGGGCGTCGATGGCCCAAACATAAGCCATTCGATTACCTGTTCTACAGCCTTGCATGCGATGCTTAATGCGAAAGCATGGTTGGAAGCAGGGATGAGCGACTTGTTTCTTGTAGGAGGAGCGGAAGCTCCACTTACAGAATTTACAATTGCCCAAATGCAAGCTTTAAAATTATACTCCAGACTAGATACATCAAAGCCTTGTGAAAGTTTAAAAATGGATAAAATCCAAAACTCTCTAGTCCTCGGGGAAGGATCGGCCTCCGCTGTTATGTCTCGATCTAGTGAAAAAGCCATTGCTGAAATCACTGGATTTGGATATGCTACAGAACAAATTAGACATAATATTTCTATTTCTTCTGACGCTCAATGCTTTCAGAAGTCTATGAAAATGGCTTTAAATGAAGCAGAGCGTTTAGAAGTTGATGCTATCGTTCTTCATGCGCCTGGAACTGTAAAGGGAGACCAAGCAGAATTAGCTGCTATCGAAAAAAGCTTTACTGAAACGCCTTTATTAACGACCAATAAATGGAAGCTAGGCCATACGTTTGGTGCCTCTGGTATGCTTAGTATTGAAATGGCCCTACAAATGCTTAGCCACGGAAAGTTCTATGAAAATCCCTTTTATAAGCAACAAAACTCCTCCAAACTTGTTAAATCTGTTTTGGTAAACGCTGTTGGTTTTGGTGGAAATGCGGTGAGCATTTTATTGGAGAAGCCTAAACATCAGAAATAA
- the bioB gene encoding biotin synthase BioB, whose product MTRNDWTKEEILAIYNKPLMELLYEAATVHRIHHDPNKVQVSTLLSIKTGGCPEDCGYCPQAARYHTDIEGNDLMSVSQVKAQALRAKSSGSSRVCMGAAWRNVKDGKEFDNVLEMVRTINKLDMEVCCTLGMVTENQAKRLAEAGLYAYNHNLDSSEEYYKEVISTRGYQDRLDTISNVRKSKVTVCSGGIIGMGESLEDRAGMLVALATLNPQPESTPINALVPVEGTPLEEQQKISIWEMLRMIATTRIVMPETQVRLSAGRTDMSREGQAMCFFAGANSIFAGDKLLTTPNPNVDDDMEMFKLLGLKPQKAFEKKSQPQSVSAEESKYKHLGEKPKWSRPGHTIERNVEAKAKSKTKV is encoded by the coding sequence ATGACAAGAAACGATTGGACCAAAGAAGAAATATTAGCAATTTACAATAAGCCTTTGATGGAATTGCTTTACGAAGCAGCAACTGTACATAGAATACATCATGATCCTAACAAGGTTCAAGTTTCTACTTTGCTTTCTATTAAAACTGGGGGTTGCCCAGAAGATTGCGGATATTGTCCTCAAGCGGCTAGATACCACACCGATATTGAAGGGAATGATTTAATGAGTGTTTCTCAAGTGAAAGCTCAAGCTCTAAGAGCAAAGTCTTCAGGAAGCTCTAGAGTTTGTATGGGAGCAGCTTGGAGAAATGTAAAAGATGGTAAAGAGTTTGATAACGTTTTGGAAATGGTAAGAACCATCAATAAACTGGATATGGAAGTTTGCTGTACCTTAGGTATGGTGACAGAAAACCAAGCCAAACGTTTAGCTGAAGCAGGACTTTATGCCTACAACCATAATCTGGATTCATCTGAAGAATATTATAAAGAGGTGATTTCTACACGCGGTTACCAAGACAGATTAGACACCATAAGCAATGTTCGTAAAAGCAAGGTTACGGTATGTAGTGGTGGGATTATAGGAATGGGAGAATCTCTTGAAGACAGGGCTGGCATGCTTGTAGCTCTAGCAACATTAAATCCGCAACCAGAATCTACACCTATCAATGCCTTAGTGCCTGTAGAAGGAACTCCTCTGGAAGAACAACAGAAAATATCTATTTGGGAAATGTTGCGTATGATAGCTACTACAAGAATTGTGATGCCAGAAACTCAGGTAAGGTTATCTGCTGGACGAACAGACATGAGTAGAGAAGGACAAGCCATGTGCTTTTTTGCAGGGGCTAATTCTATTTTTGCAGGAGATAAATTATTAACTACTCCAAATCCAAATGTGGATGACGACATGGAGATGTTTAAGTTATTGGGTCTAAAACCGCAGAAAGCTTTCGAGAAAAAGTCTCAACCTCAATCTGTTTCTGCCGAAGAGTCTAAATACAAACACTTAGGTGAAAAGCCAAAATGGTCTCGTCCAGGACACACCATAGAGCGTAACGTAGAAGCCAAAGCTAAATCAAAAACTAAGGTATAA
- a CDS encoding cupin-like domain-containing protein yields MIDSTKNLNLEQVERIKTISPKDFVENYVKPQKPLVIEQLTHDWKAYHKWSLTYLSSVAGEVDVPLYDSRPASAKDKFNQAHAKMKLKDYVDLLQKGPTDFRIFLFNLIKEVPELKRHFTMPDLGLKFLDRLPFLFFGAQNTSVFMHYDIDLANILHIHFEGKKRCIIYPPSQTKYLYKVPNALISLNEIDFNNPDLDKFPALTLAQGYEAYLEHGEALYMPGGYWHNMTYLTPGFSMSLRTLPRGTKNISKALYNLAIMRGVENLMRRLKGDRWINYKNEFAYKRQNRYMEKELHRK; encoded by the coding sequence ATGATAGACTCCACAAAAAATCTAAACTTAGAACAGGTTGAAAGGATCAAAACAATTTCACCAAAAGACTTTGTCGAGAACTATGTTAAGCCTCAAAAGCCTTTAGTTATAGAACAACTTACTCACGACTGGAAGGCCTATCACAAGTGGTCACTAACCTACCTAAGCAGTGTAGCGGGTGAGGTAGATGTCCCTCTATACGATAGCAGGCCTGCTTCTGCCAAAGATAAATTCAATCAGGCACATGCTAAAATGAAACTCAAAGATTATGTAGATCTTTTGCAAAAAGGGCCAACAGATTTTAGAATTTTTCTTTTCAATTTAATTAAAGAAGTTCCTGAGCTTAAGCGTCATTTTACAATGCCAGATCTAGGATTGAAGTTTCTAGACCGACTTCCCTTTTTATTCTTTGGAGCCCAAAATACTTCTGTGTTTATGCATTACGATATAGACCTTGCAAACATCCTTCATATTCATTTTGAAGGGAAAAAGCGCTGTATTATCTATCCTCCTTCTCAAACAAAATACTTATATAAAGTTCCTAACGCTCTTATAAGTCTCAATGAAATCGATTTTAATAACCCAGATTTAGATAAATTCCCAGCGCTTACTTTAGCCCAAGGTTATGAGGCTTATTTGGAGCATGGTGAAGCTCTATATATGCCTGGAGGCTATTGGCACAATATGACGTATCTCACCCCCGGATTTTCTATGAGTTTAAGAACCTTACCTAGAGGAACCAAAAATATAAGCAAAGCTCTTTACAACCTTGCAATCATGCGTGGGGTCGAAAATCTCATGCGCAGATTAAAAGGTGATAGGTGGATTAACTATAAAAATGAGTTTGCCTATAAGCGACAAAACAGGTATATGGAGAAAGAATTACACAGGAAGTAG
- a CDS encoding regulatory protein RecX, translated as MANNTFHSKKSLTVDEALLKMMNYCVYQDRCHQEVEKKLEALDMYEDAKSHIIIKLLEEDFLNEERFARSYARGKFRIKKYGRIRITRELKSRAISAYNLKAGLSEIDEDDYVKTLRDLAHHKLSITKESNAYKKRQKIFQHLAYKGYETELIYDVINDLLPV; from the coding sequence ATGGCTAATAACACTTTTCATTCCAAAAAATCGCTTACAGTAGATGAAGCTTTACTGAAGATGATGAACTATTGTGTGTATCAAGACCGTTGCCACCAAGAAGTTGAGAAAAAACTGGAGGCCTTAGACATGTATGAGGATGCAAAAAGCCACATTATTATAAAGCTACTTGAAGAAGATTTTCTTAATGAAGAACGCTTTGCTAGAAGCTATGCTAGAGGTAAATTCAGAATAAAAAAATACGGCCGTATACGAATTACTCGAGAGTTAAAATCTAGAGCTATTTCTGCTTACAATTTAAAAGCTGGACTTTCTGAAATTGATGAGGATGATTATGTAAAGACTTTGCGAGACCTTGCCCACCATAAATTAAGCATTACCAAAGAAAGCAATGCTTATAAAAAACGACAAAAAATCTTTCAGCATCTTGCCTATAAAGGCTATGAAACAGAATTGATTTACGATGTCATCAATGACCTACTTCCTGTGTAA
- a CDS encoding Rne/Rng family ribonuclease: MDKELIVRSSSDAVDFALLKDGRLIELHKETEGFDFSVGDIFLAKIRKALPGLNAAFVNVGYEKDGFLHYHDLGPNVKTMLKFVKKATSNQMKNFSLRDYPFEQEIDKNGSIADTLHSNQSILVQVVKEPISTKGPRLSSELSLAGRYIVLVPFSDRVSVSQKIESKEEKSRLKRLVKSIKPKGFSVIIRTVAEGKKVADIDKDLQNLMKRWENMCRKLSKAHQPSKVLGELNKASSILRDIFNDSFTSICIDDDVIYTQIKDYVGKISPDKESIVSNYDSKVPIFEKYGIERQIKTSFGKTVTMKKGAYLVIEHTEAMHVIDVNSGNRSNKAKNQEDTALEVNMISATEIARQLRLRDMGGIIVVDFIDMNNPDNRRKLYEHLKDEMSDDRAKHKILPPSKFGLIQITRQRVRPEMNIKTREKDPNADGEIEAPIVIVNKINIDLQKILKKGTKKITLTAHPFIAAYLMKGFPSPRSKWFFDSKKWVKIQPRDAYNYLEYHFYDHDGTLIKV; this comes from the coding sequence GTGGATAAGGAATTAATAGTACGTTCTAGTTCCGACGCTGTAGATTTTGCCTTATTAAAAGATGGAAGACTCATAGAGCTTCATAAAGAAACAGAAGGATTTGATTTTTCTGTTGGGGATATTTTTCTAGCTAAAATTAGAAAAGCTTTACCTGGACTCAACGCCGCATTTGTAAATGTTGGCTACGAGAAAGATGGTTTTTTACACTATCATGACCTAGGACCAAACGTCAAAACCATGTTGAAGTTTGTTAAAAAAGCAACATCCAATCAAATGAAAAATTTCTCATTAAGAGATTATCCATTTGAACAAGAGATAGATAAAAATGGATCCATAGCAGATACGCTACACTCCAACCAATCTATTCTTGTACAAGTTGTAAAAGAACCCATCTCTACAAAAGGCCCAAGATTGAGCAGTGAGCTTTCTCTTGCAGGCCGCTATATTGTTTTAGTCCCATTTTCGGATAGAGTTTCAGTTTCACAGAAAATTGAAAGTAAAGAAGAAAAAAGCAGACTAAAGCGACTGGTAAAAAGTATTAAACCCAAAGGTTTTAGTGTCATCATCAGAACAGTTGCCGAAGGCAAAAAAGTAGCTGATATTGACAAAGACCTTCAAAATTTGATGAAACGATGGGAGAATATGTGCAGAAAACTTAGTAAAGCACATCAACCCTCGAAAGTTTTGGGTGAGCTTAATAAAGCTTCATCAATATTAAGAGATATTTTCAACGATTCGTTTACCTCAATTTGTATAGACGATGATGTTATTTACACACAGATAAAAGATTATGTCGGAAAAATTTCTCCAGATAAAGAATCTATAGTTTCCAATTATGACTCTAAAGTTCCAATTTTTGAAAAATACGGCATCGAAAGACAAATAAAAACGTCTTTTGGGAAAACCGTAACTATGAAAAAAGGAGCTTATCTAGTCATTGAGCATACAGAAGCTATGCACGTTATAGACGTTAACAGTGGAAACAGAAGTAATAAGGCCAAAAATCAAGAAGATACAGCGCTCGAAGTCAACATGATAAGTGCTACAGAGATAGCACGTCAGTTGAGATTAAGAGACATGGGAGGAATCATAGTCGTGGATTTTATCGACATGAACAACCCAGATAACAGAAGAAAACTTTACGAACATCTCAAAGATGAGATGAGTGACGATAGAGCCAAACATAAAATTTTACCCCCAAGTAAATTCGGATTAATCCAAATCACGAGGCAACGAGTTCGACCAGAAATGAACATCAAAACTCGAGAAAAAGATCCCAATGCTGATGGTGAAATAGAGGCTCCTATTGTAATTGTAAATAAAATTAATATAGATCTGCAAAAGATCTTAAAGAAAGGCACTAAAAAAATTACGCTTACTGCGCATCCTTTTATTGCTGCCTATCTCATGAAGGGCTTCCCTTCTCCGAGAAGCAAGTGGTTTTTTGATTCCAAAAAGTGGGTTAAAATCCAACCACGAGATGCTTACAATTACTTAGAGTATCATTTTTATGATCATGATGGCACTCTTATCAAAGTTTAG
- a CDS encoding HU family DNA-binding protein, producing the protein MTKADIVANISDKLGLEKGEVQATVETFMDEVKNSLEGGDNVYLRGFGSFIVKTRAEKTGRNISKNTTIKIPAHNIPAFKPAKIFVEGVKQNVEVK; encoded by the coding sequence ATGACGAAAGCAGATATTGTAGCTAACATTTCAGACAAACTCGGTTTGGAAAAAGGTGAGGTCCAAGCTACTGTAGAAACCTTTATGGATGAAGTTAAGAATTCTTTAGAAGGTGGAGATAATGTGTATCTCAGGGGTTTTGGAAGTTTTATCGTAAAGACTAGAGCAGAAAAGACAGGTAGGAATATCTCGAAAAACACAACAATTAAGATTCCTGCGCACAATATTCCAGCATTTAAGCCTGCCAAAATATTTGTAGAAGGAGTCAAACAGAATGTTGAAGTAAAATAA
- the mutY gene encoding A/G-specific adenine glycosylase, with product MDFSKRLLDWYETEKRDLPWRHTKDPYVIWLSEIILQQTQVKQGLPYFEKFIERFPTVHNLAKAKEDEVMKLWQGLGYYSRARNLHFTAKYVSETLKGKFPDNFKDLKTLKGVGDYTAAAIASFAFDESVAVVDGNVQRVVSRFLGIHTPINSSEGIKEFKTKAQQLMDTSNPATYNQAIMEFGALHCRPKSPKCMFCVFQQDCAAYQLGKVEELPVKLKKTIVKKRYFNYLIFKDQDNVTLVQKRRGAGIWRGLYQFPLLESEEPSETPSSEDIKSLLDTGDFHIDRIEKLNETPVVHLLSHRKIMATFIQVSCVDSLSKLKLSKGIETYNLKELQKLPVPVLIQNFIESEFSLA from the coding sequence ATGGATTTCTCTAAGCGTTTACTAGATTGGTATGAAACCGAAAAAAGGGATTTGCCTTGGCGACATACAAAAGATCCTTATGTGATATGGTTGAGTGAAATTATTCTGCAACAAACCCAGGTTAAGCAAGGCCTGCCTTACTTTGAAAAATTTATAGAACGTTTCCCTACAGTTCACAATCTTGCCAAAGCTAAAGAGGATGAAGTGATGAAATTATGGCAAGGTTTAGGGTATTATTCCAGAGCAAGAAATCTTCACTTTACCGCAAAGTATGTTAGCGAAACCTTAAAAGGGAAGTTCCCGGATAATTTTAAAGACCTTAAAACCTTAAAGGGAGTTGGCGATTATACCGCTGCAGCCATTGCTTCTTTTGCTTTTGATGAATCTGTGGCGGTAGTCGACGGGAATGTACAACGCGTTGTTTCAAGATTTCTAGGAATTCACACGCCCATTAATTCTTCTGAAGGCATCAAGGAATTCAAAACCAAAGCTCAGCAACTTATGGATACCTCCAACCCTGCAACCTACAATCAAGCTATCATGGAGTTTGGGGCTTTACATTGTCGACCCAAATCTCCAAAATGTATGTTTTGTGTATTTCAGCAGGACTGTGCCGCCTATCAACTTGGGAAAGTCGAAGAACTTCCCGTAAAACTCAAGAAGACAATCGTTAAGAAACGCTACTTTAATTATTTGATTTTTAAAGATCAAGATAACGTAACCCTTGTTCAGAAGAGACGAGGAGCAGGAATATGGAGAGGTCTTTATCAATTTCCTTTATTAGAATCTGAAGAGCCCTCAGAAACACCTTCTTCAGAAGACATAAAGTCTCTCCTAGATACAGGTGATTTCCATATAGATCGTATTGAAAAATTGAATGAGACCCCTGTAGTTCATTTGCTTTCTCATCGAAAAATTATGGCGACGTTTATTCAAGTTTCTTGTGTTGATAGCCTATCTAAACTAAAACTTTCAAAAGGAATAGAAACCTATAATTTAAAGGAGTTACAGAAACTTCCAGTTCCTGTTCTTATTCAAAATTTTATAGAATCTGAATTTTCTTTAGCATAA
- the ssb gene encoding single-stranded DNA-binding protein: MAGTLNKVMLIGHTGDEVKMHYFEGGNCIGRFPLATNEEYINKATNEKVSNTEWHTIVVRNKAAEVCEKYLKKGDKVYIEGRIKTKKWQDDKGMDRYSTEIQCLEFTFLTPKDPVTPQPPTQVPSAPQQQTASKPSTKPQAIEEEEDDLPF, translated from the coding sequence ATGGCAGGAACACTCAATAAAGTTATGCTCATAGGCCATACTGGTGATGAGGTAAAGATGCATTATTTTGAAGGTGGGAATTGTATTGGGCGCTTTCCTTTGGCCACAAATGAAGAGTACATTAATAAAGCTACCAACGAAAAAGTAAGCAATACAGAATGGCACACTATAGTTGTGAGAAATAAGGCTGCTGAAGTTTGTGAAAAATACCTCAAAAAAGGGGATAAAGTATATATTGAAGGACGTATTAAAACCAAAAAATGGCAGGATGATAAAGGAATGGATAGATATTCTACAGAGATACAGTGTTTAGAATTTACATTTTTAACACCAAAGGATCCAGTTACTCCTCAACCACCAACTCAAGTCCCCTCAGCTCCGCAACAACAAACTGCTTCAAAACCATCTACAAAGCCTCAGGCTATAGAAGAGGAGGAAGATGATCTACCCTTTTAA
- a CDS encoding gliding motility-associated protein GldE, producing MEPGPSCLIFFSAIEIIDVVKIILFFILLIASALISGSEVALFSLKPSDFDVKEGNVSKQEQIIIDLLDRPKKLLATILIANNFINISIVLLYASVSDAFYGESTTLFFGISLRFIIDVGVVTFLILMFGEILPKVYANRNNIEFAHFMALPLSILDRLLTPLSLPMRSITNTIQSKFGKQRTNLSVDQLSQALELTNEEDTSKDEKKILQGIVSFGNTDTKQVMKPRLDIFALNVEQHFSEVIAEIIEHGYSRIPVYEDNVDNITGILYIKDLLPHLQQKDFNWQSLVREPYFVPENKKLDDLLTDFQEQKNHLAIVVDEYGGTSGLISLEDIIEEIVGDISDEFDDDDVIYSKINDSTYVFEGKIQLKDLYKILKLSDVKIDEFEHNKGEAETLAGFVLESSKGFPKKEQLIKFNNFDFTVEALDSKRIVQLKVKINPEETE from the coding sequence TTGGAACCCGGCCCCTCGTGTCTCATCTTTTTTTCAGCAATAGAAATTATTGATGTAGTCAAAATCATACTTTTCTTTATACTCCTCATTGCATCCGCCCTTATTTCTGGGTCAGAAGTGGCTTTATTTTCATTAAAGCCATCAGATTTTGATGTGAAAGAAGGCAATGTGTCTAAACAAGAACAAATTATTATCGATTTGTTGGATAGACCCAAAAAGTTATTGGCTACAATTCTTATTGCTAATAATTTTATAAACATCTCTATAGTCTTGCTATATGCTTCTGTAAGTGATGCGTTTTATGGAGAATCAACTACTTTGTTTTTTGGGATTAGCCTCAGATTCATCATAGATGTAGGCGTAGTGACTTTCCTTATTTTGATGTTTGGAGAAATCTTACCTAAGGTATATGCCAATCGAAATAACATAGAATTTGCGCATTTCATGGCTTTGCCGCTAAGTATTCTAGACCGCTTACTTACTCCACTTAGTCTTCCAATGCGGTCAATTACCAATACCATACAAAGCAAGTTTGGTAAGCAAAGGACCAACCTAAGCGTAGATCAATTATCTCAAGCTCTAGAATTGACGAATGAGGAAGATACCTCCAAAGATGAAAAGAAAATCTTGCAGGGTATTGTTTCTTTTGGAAACACGGATACAAAGCAAGTCATGAAACCAAGACTAGACATTTTTGCATTGAATGTAGAGCAGCATTTCTCTGAAGTTATCGCTGAAATTATAGAACATGGTTACTCTAGAATTCCAGTGTATGAGGACAATGTAGATAATATTACAGGAATACTTTATATCAAAGACTTGTTGCCTCATCTTCAGCAAAAAGATTTCAACTGGCAGTCCTTGGTTAGAGAACCTTATTTTGTCCCAGAGAATAAAAAACTAGATGATTTATTAACAGACTTCCAAGAGCAAAAAAATCATTTAGCCATCGTCGTAGATGAATATGGAGGAACTAGTGGATTGATTTCTTTGGAAGATATTATAGAGGAAATTGTTGGAGACATCAGCGATGAGTTTGATGATGATGATGTTATTTATTCTAAAATAAACGATTCAACCTATGTTTTTGAAGGTAAAATACAACTAAAAGACCTTTATAAAATATTGAAGTTAAGCGATGTTAAAATTGATGAATTCGAACATAATAAAGGCGAAGCAGAAACACTTGCTGGGTTTGTACTGGAATCGTCAAAAGGCTTTCCAAAGAAAGAACAGCTAATCAAGTTCAATAACTTCGACTTTACTGTAGAAGCTTTAGATAGTAAGCGAATTGTTCAACTTAAAGTGAAAATTAACCCAGAAGAAACCGAATAA
- the gldD gene encoding gliding motility lipoprotein GldD, with amino-acid sequence MSKSVLVLLLVFIASCRESPQPKPSGFLALTYETSSFKQVEFDCPFSFEKNSAAEVDIKNPNRPCWINLNYPKMNAKIYLTYSPVDNNLRELLIDAQKLPEKHTIKADLIKASIYQNEKNKTSGNFYEVEGDAASQAQFYLTDSTSHFLTGAIYFEAKPNYDSILPAAHYLKRDIRHLMETLKWK; translated from the coding sequence ATGAGCAAGTCAGTTTTAGTTTTACTCCTTGTCTTTATCGCATCTTGTAGGGAATCGCCACAACCAAAACCCTCTGGATTTTTAGCCTTAACTTACGAGACTTCAAGTTTTAAACAAGTAGAATTTGATTGCCCTTTCTCTTTTGAAAAAAATTCAGCAGCAGAAGTTGACATAAAAAATCCAAACCGGCCTTGTTGGATAAACTTGAACTATCCAAAAATGAACGCAAAAATCTATTTGACGTACTCCCCTGTCGATAATAATTTAAGAGAGTTACTTATAGACGCACAAAAATTACCAGAAAAACACACCATAAAAGCAGATCTCATCAAAGCAAGTATTTATCAAAATGAGAAAAACAAAACCTCGGGTAACTTTTATGAAGTAGAAGGCGATGCTGCTTCACAAGCTCAGTTTTATTTAACAGATAGTACGTCTCATTTTCTTACGGGAGCCATATACTTTGAGGCTAAACCCAATTATGACTCTATTCTTCCTGCAGCGCATTATCTTAAAAGAGATATAAGGCATTTAATGGAAACCTTGAAATGGAAATAA
- a CDS encoding MBL fold metallo-hydrolase, with translation MMKSIVLVVLTLVTLIGCKKDTAQKENTAKNEEQAISIEKEIPDFSITPISHATAVFTLNSTIFYIDPVGGKEAFENQPEPSIILVTDIHGDHFNLETLKAVSTSATKIVLPKAVADRIGGELSGQLVILGNEESIDVNGFTIEGIAMYNQGDASEVYHVKGRGNGYVVEKDGFRVYFSGDTEDVDEMRNLKEIDKAFICMNLPYTMDVESASEGVLAFEPKEVYPYHYRGQGGLSDVERFKALVNAKNPSINVELLDWYPQMD, from the coding sequence ATGATGAAATCAATAGTACTAGTTGTATTAACTTTAGTAACCCTAATCGGATGTAAAAAGGATACAGCCCAAAAGGAGAATACTGCTAAGAACGAAGAGCAAGCTATTTCCATAGAAAAGGAAATACCTGATTTTAGTATTACGCCAATCTCACATGCAACAGCAGTATTTACACTGAACTCTACAATTTTTTATATAGACCCTGTGGGTGGAAAAGAGGCTTTTGAGAATCAGCCAGAGCCCAGTATTATTTTGGTGACCGATATTCATGGGGACCACTTCAATCTAGAGACTTTAAAAGCTGTTTCAACTTCAGCAACAAAAATAGTTCTTCCAAAAGCAGTTGCAGATAGGATTGGTGGAGAGCTTTCTGGTCAATTGGTTATTTTAGGTAACGAAGAGTCAATAGACGTGAATGGATTTACTATTGAAGGAATAGCGATGTATAATCAAGGGGATGCAAGTGAAGTTTACCATGTAAAGGGGAGAGGAAATGGATACGTGGTCGAAAAAGACGGCTTTAGAGTCTATTTTTCTGGAGATACTGAAGATGTGGACGAAATGCGCAATTTAAAAGAGATCGACAAAGCTTTTATTTGTATGAATTTACCTTACACTATGGATGTAGAGTCAGCTTCAGAAGGTGTCCTAGCTTTTGAGCCTAAAGAAGTCTACCCTTACCATTATCGTGGCCAAGGTGGACTTTCTGATGTTGAAAGGTTTAAGGCTTTGGTCAATGCAAAAAATCCATCTATTAACGTAGAGCTATTGGACTGGTATCCACAAATGGATTAA
- a CDS encoding DMT family transporter: MNSNYLKWIFLFSLALLWGSSFILIKKGLDGFSPLQLTALRVLITGIFLAIIGFKKVKQIKKSQWKWIIISGFIGTMFPTLLFSYAETEIDSTIASILNSTVPLLALITGVLFFSKQFFKKQFTGVIVGLAGSVLLILAGASLNPNQNYWFGVLPVIASLMYAFNANILKTYLDDISALGIATGSFLVLIPPAFVILIFTNFFDVEFLTQETVQTSLGYIVLLALFGTALAKILFNRLIQLSDPVFSTSVTYLIPVVALFWGFLDGEKFNLYQLAAGVVILFGVYISNRKKKPKKDKAKSVEA; encoded by the coding sequence TTGAATTCAAATTATTTAAAGTGGATTTTTCTTTTCTCTTTAGCCTTACTTTGGGGAAGTTCGTTTATACTCATAAAGAAAGGTCTAGACGGTTTTTCTCCACTTCAGCTAACGGCTTTAAGGGTTTTAATTACGGGGATATTTCTTGCAATTATCGGTTTCAAAAAAGTTAAGCAAATCAAGAAAAGTCAGTGGAAATGGATTATTATTTCAGGGTTTATCGGCACTATGTTTCCGACCTTATTATTTTCTTATGCTGAAACTGAGATTGATAGTACTATCGCTTCTATTTTGAATTCTACAGTTCCTTTGCTAGCTCTTATTACAGGTGTTTTATTTTTCAGCAAGCAATTTTTTAAAAAACAATTCACTGGAGTGATAGTAGGCTTGGCAGGATCCGTTCTTCTTATTTTGGCAGGGGCCTCTTTAAACCCTAATCAAAATTACTGGTTTGGCGTCTTACCTGTGATTGCTTCTTTGATGTATGCCTTCAATGCTAACATTTTAAAAACTTACTTAGATGACATTTCTGCATTAGGTATAGCAACTGGATCCTTTTTAGTATTGATTCCGCCAGCGTTTGTAATTCTGATCTTTACCAATTTTTTCGATGTAGAGTTTTTAACTCAAGAGACAGTACAGACTTCCTTAGGCTATATTGTTTTATTAGCTTTATTTGGAACAGCGCTAGCCAAGATACTTTTCAATAGGTTAATTCAGCTTTCAGATCCTGTATTTTCTACATCAGTGACGTATCTTATTCCAGTCGTTGCTTTGTTTTGGGGATTTTTGGATGGAGAGAAATTCAACCTTTATCAGTTAGCAGCGGGAGTCGTTATCTTGTTTGGAGTTTATATTTCCAATCGCAAGAAAAAGCCGAAAAAGGATAAAGCTAAATCTGTAGAAGCTTAG